The following coding sequences lie in one uncultured Mailhella sp. genomic window:
- a CDS encoding vWA domain-containing protein has product MKHVIAASMLCALTLFAPCLAQAEQPLVQEGKTTVFQRVVSHPGAKLYSDASASKVVGNPRTFTSYYVYARQNDMLRVGVSSTGSDGWLKISETTEWPQAITMVFTDQMGRQPVLFFRSHDAIVDLCTADSIKDTVAQYVELFNTPGARKPADLPVIAAEPMEKDGQVSQKNFYLLPVLSTDDQFKDSGTQLLQVACIDPGVQKDPEKDADKEKAKGSDGMTTGIVFIIDTTKSMKPYIDQTREIIRTVYDRLQKSPAKDKVAIAVVAFRSNVEKRPATEYNTRIVSDFATVEERSSLERMLDQVEECQASTHAFDEDSLAGVKEAVDSLSWNRVDAKTMLLITDAGPLAGSDPTSKTGMSPEGMADYLRTNKIFLTAVHVKTPAGKKDHSYAEESYRALSMLSNNRSSYIPINAPTPAEGARQFQAVGKLIAETYCNIAEQQLKGGMLNKPKTQDLPKSASPEERARRTAEAIGYAMQLQFVGDNRGTTAPQVVSAWIADSDLTSLEENPNGAPVPAVYPAVLLTKLQLSQLRKQLKLIISTAEEAFLQDSEHFNFYEQLISAAAQMSRDPSSFNKDPEANLAQKGVLLEVLDGLPYKSQVLRLRQEDWTDMSTGQQQEFIRRLKGLVRRYEEYDRDNTHWEGFGSPNTNEWVYRVPLDMLP; this is encoded by the coding sequence ATGAAGCATGTTATTGCAGCATCCATGTTGTGCGCGCTGACGCTTTTCGCGCCCTGCCTTGCGCAGGCCGAGCAGCCTCTCGTGCAGGAAGGCAAAACCACGGTGTTTCAGCGCGTGGTGTCGCATCCCGGGGCAAAGCTCTACAGCGACGCCTCGGCCTCCAAGGTGGTGGGCAATCCGCGCACCTTCACTTCCTATTACGTGTACGCCCGGCAGAACGACATGCTGCGCGTAGGCGTGTCCTCCACCGGTTCGGACGGCTGGCTCAAGATCTCCGAAACCACCGAATGGCCGCAGGCCATCACCATGGTGTTCACCGATCAGATGGGACGTCAGCCGGTGCTGTTCTTCCGCAGTCACGACGCCATCGTGGATCTGTGCACGGCCGACAGCATCAAGGACACCGTGGCGCAGTACGTGGAGCTCTTCAACACGCCCGGCGCGCGCAAGCCCGCGGATCTGCCGGTCATTGCCGCCGAGCCCATGGAAAAGGACGGACAGGTGTCGCAGAAGAACTTCTATCTTCTGCCCGTGCTCTCCACGGACGATCAGTTCAAGGACAGCGGCACGCAGCTTCTTCAGGTGGCCTGCATCGATCCCGGCGTGCAGAAGGATCCCGAAAAGGACGCCGACAAGGAAAAGGCCAAGGGTTCCGACGGCATGACCACGGGCATCGTGTTCATCATCGACACCACGAAGTCCATGAAGCCCTACATCGATCAGACCCGCGAAATCATTCGCACGGTGTACGACAGACTCCAGAAGTCGCCCGCCAAGGACAAGGTGGCCATTGCCGTGGTAGCGTTCCGCAGCAACGTGGAAAAGCGCCCGGCCACCGAGTACAACACGCGCATCGTGAGCGATTTCGCCACGGTGGAGGAGCGCTCGTCGCTGGAGCGCATGCTCGATCAGGTGGAGGAGTGTCAGGCGTCCACCCACGCCTTCGACGAAGACTCCCTCGCCGGCGTGAAGGAGGCCGTGGATTCCTTGAGCTGGAACCGCGTGGACGCCAAGACCATGCTGCTCATCACCGACGCCGGGCCTCTTGCGGGGAGCGATCCCACGTCGAAGACCGGCATGTCGCCGGAAGGCATGGCCGACTACCTGCGCACGAACAAGATATTCCTCACGGCCGTTCACGTGAAGACGCCCGCAGGCAAGAAGGATCATTCCTACGCGGAAGAGAGCTACCGCGCGCTTTCCATGCTGAGCAACAACCGTTCGAGCTACATTCCCATCAACGCGCCCACGCCCGCGGAAGGCGCGCGTCAGTTCCAGGCCGTGGGCAAGCTCATTGCCGAAACCTACTGCAACATTGCCGAACAGCAGCTCAAGGGCGGCATGCTGAACAAGCCCAAGACGCAGGATCTGCCCAAGTCCGCCTCGCCGGAAGAGCGGGCCCGCCGCACGGCCGAGGCCATCGGCTACGCCATGCAGCTTCAGTTCGTGGGCGACAACCGCGGCACCACGGCTCCGCAGGTGGTGAGCGCCTGGATTGCCGATTCCGACCTCACGTCGCTGGAAGAGAATCCCAACGGCGCGCCCGTGCCTGCGGTGTATCCGGCGGTGCTGCTCACCAAGCTGCAGCTCAGCCAGCTGCGCAAGCAGCTCAAGCTCATCATTTCCACGGCCGAAGAGGCGTTTTTGCAGGACAGCGAACACTTCAACTTCTATGAACAGCTCATATCGGCGGCCGCGCAGATGAGCCGCGACCCGTCGAGCTTCAACAAGGATCCGGAAGCGAACCTCGCCCAGAAGGGCGTGCTGCTCGAAGTGCTGGACGGTCTGCCCTACAAGAGTCAGGTGCTGCGCCTGCGTCAGGAGGACTGGACCGACATGAGCACCGGCCAGCAGCAGGAGTTCATCCGTCGCCTCAAGGGGCTCGTGCGCCGCTATGAGGAATACGACCGCGACAACACCCACTGGGAGGGCTTCGGTTCCCCCAACACCAACGAATGGGTGTACCGCGTGCCGCTGGACATGCTGCCGTAA
- a CDS encoding virulence factor SrfC family protein — protein sequence MDKDTIVAEARRLTDAAEQAQQWIARNEERVRSCGKSREDVLAKLRQQARLLRKLGRAAERKMCAGVFGPSQAGKSYLLSSLARDENKEVRCAFGDQTYDFLRDLNPGGNKESTGLVTRFTMTPPANMPAGYPVHVRLLSETELVKIFANSYFCDCDHKEKVDKTAIQAAVSSLKERAGQPCAHITLDVMEELREYVSNSFGGMSRAAALEEVYWRDAIALAPRLSLDDRVKLFGIIWDGIPEFNDMFQALSSDLARLGNAEEAFCSMDALVPREASIIDVDTLGRTDFSLSHVSGEVQMCTPEGRKAAVSRKNASAVIAELTLVMTHKPADYFDHTDLLDFPGYKARLECSDIRDYLHKGRADSAVEQFFRRGKVAYLFQRYNAERELTSLLLCVATTDNTPGLPAAVEEWITATHGKTPEDRVHAKTALFYILTKSDHHFEEKSGAKFETRWDDVVKGVFLGHFSGAYSQNTRWVEEWTPNQPFNNLYMLRNVNIRWDNMMTYNAEGRETGVREDKEQYRDELRKAFIESALVQRHFRSPATAFDEIMNPNDGGIEHIKRCLQPLCDPNLKLGQISNALYAARQTLYATLAPFYHSGNQEEELKKKMALFGRFGKLFMNPNFQERFPELLNNFKISPEQLYYLYSEAERSFDEYRESSFSMPEEAESAPETDTLDMSDVDPLDFFDEPAPAAPGKKEPSPADKDELSFYAERIIEAWSMRMRSLADTTECTSYYLFPKTIFLAVLDEFDAAVARLNIEGRLENKFREIAQPVDVPKESKIRKQASYAIGVLNDFVSWMGKKPAESNESQRVVNYRGQNVTVFRDKPQITGYPVLPETFKPFVKQWYKDWLTTFYGMLVDNVTFTDGLKINLEENAKLGRIINQINGEQASA from the coding sequence GCGGGCAAGTCCTACCTGCTCTCGTCGCTCGCCCGCGATGAAAACAAGGAAGTGCGCTGCGCCTTCGGCGATCAGACCTACGACTTCCTCCGGGATCTGAACCCCGGCGGAAACAAGGAATCCACGGGTCTCGTCACGCGCTTCACCATGACGCCCCCGGCCAACATGCCGGCGGGGTATCCGGTGCACGTGCGCCTGCTCTCCGAAACCGAGCTCGTCAAGATTTTCGCCAACTCCTACTTCTGCGACTGCGACCACAAGGAAAAGGTGGACAAGACCGCCATTCAGGCCGCGGTGTCGTCCCTCAAGGAACGCGCCGGGCAGCCGTGCGCGCACATCACGCTCGACGTCATGGAGGAGCTGCGCGAATACGTGAGCAATTCCTTCGGCGGCATGAGCCGCGCGGCCGCGCTCGAAGAAGTGTACTGGCGCGACGCCATTGCGCTTGCCCCGCGCCTTTCCCTCGACGACCGCGTGAAGCTTTTCGGCATCATCTGGGACGGTATTCCGGAATTCAACGACATGTTCCAGGCGCTCTCTTCGGATCTGGCGCGTCTCGGCAACGCCGAGGAGGCGTTCTGCTCCATGGACGCGCTCGTGCCCCGCGAGGCGAGCATCATCGACGTGGACACCCTCGGCCGCACGGACTTCTCGCTCTCCCACGTGAGCGGCGAAGTGCAGATGTGCACCCCCGAAGGCCGCAAGGCCGCGGTTTCGCGCAAGAACGCCTCGGCGGTCATTGCCGAGCTCACCCTCGTGATGACCCACAAGCCCGCCGACTACTTCGATCACACCGATCTTCTGGACTTCCCGGGCTACAAGGCGCGTCTGGAATGTTCGGACATCCGCGACTACCTGCACAAGGGCCGCGCCGACAGCGCGGTGGAACAGTTCTTCCGCCGCGGCAAGGTGGCGTACCTGTTCCAGCGCTACAACGCCGAGCGCGAGCTGACGAGTCTGCTTCTGTGCGTGGCCACCACCGACAACACGCCCGGCCTGCCCGCCGCCGTGGAGGAATGGATCACCGCCACTCACGGCAAGACCCCGGAAGACCGCGTTCACGCCAAGACCGCGCTGTTCTACATTCTCACGAAGTCGGATCATCACTTCGAGGAGAAGAGCGGCGCCAAGTTTGAAACCCGCTGGGACGACGTGGTGAAGGGCGTGTTTCTCGGCCACTTCTCCGGAGCGTACAGTCAGAACACCCGCTGGGTGGAGGAATGGACGCCGAATCAGCCCTTCAACAATCTGTACATGCTGCGCAACGTGAACATCCGTTGGGACAACATGATGACCTACAACGCCGAGGGCCGGGAAACGGGCGTGCGCGAGGACAAGGAACAGTATCGCGACGAGCTGCGCAAGGCGTTCATCGAATCGGCGCTGGTGCAGCGTCATTTCCGCTCGCCGGCCACGGCCTTCGACGAAATCATGAATCCCAACGACGGCGGCATCGAGCACATCAAGCGCTGCCTCCAGCCGCTGTGCGATCCCAATCTCAAGCTCGGTCAGATATCCAACGCCCTCTATGCCGCAAGACAGACGCTCTACGCCACGCTTGCGCCGTTCTATCATTCCGGCAATCAGGAGGAGGAGCTCAAGAAGAAGATGGCGCTGTTCGGCCGCTTCGGCAAGCTGTTCATGAATCCGAACTTCCAGGAACGCTTCCCCGAACTGCTGAACAACTTCAAGATTTCTCCCGAGCAGCTCTACTATCTGTACAGCGAGGCGGAACGCAGCTTCGACGAGTATCGGGAGTCGTCGTTCAGCATGCCGGAGGAGGCGGAAAGCGCGCCGGAGACCGATACGCTCGACATGTCGGACGTCGATCCTCTGGACTTCTTCGACGAGCCCGCGCCTGCCGCGCCCGGCAAAAAGGAACCCTCGCCCGCGGACAAGGACGAGCTTTCGTTCTACGCCGAGCGCATCATCGAGGCGTGGAGCATGCGCATGCGCTCGCTTGCCGACACCACGGAATGCACGAGCTACTACCTGTTCCCGAAGACCATCTTTCTTGCGGTGCTTGACGAATTCGACGCGGCCGTGGCCCGTCTGAACATCGAAGGGCGTCTGGAGAACAAGTTCCGGGAAATCGCCCAGCCCGTGGACGTGCCCAAGGAAAGCAAGATCCGCAAGCAGGCGAGTTACGCCATAGGCGTGCTCAACGACTTCGTGAGCTGGATGGGCAAGAAGCCCGCGGAAAGCAACGAATCGCAGCGCGTGGTGAACTATCGGGGTCAGAACGTCACGGTGTTCCGCGACAAGCCGCAGATCACGGGATATCCCGTGCTGCCGGAAACGTTCAAGCCTTTCGTGAAGCAGTGGTACAAGGACTGGCTCACCACGTTTTACGGCATGCTGGTGGACAACGTCACCTTTACCGACGGGCTCAAGATCAATCTTGAGGAAAACGCGAAGCTCGGCAGGATCATCAATCAGATTAACGGGGAACAGGCAAGCGCATGA
- a CDS encoding ATP-binding cassette domain-containing protein: MIAHLENVTKQRDMGAGYRLHIRRFSVQEGESIAITGPSGCGKSTTLDLLGMVLRPDEAGTFVFSFDGKEADVAGLWSRGRTDALTDLRRRHLGYVLQTGGLFPFLTVEENVKLTALAAGMEPAQAAKRADALMERLGIARLRRAEPASLSIGERQRAAIARALAPQPRLLLADEPTAALDPGLSRTVMKLFLDVVRESGSSVVMVSHDVSLVHEFAFREVPVVVRSEGDHLSAFLDDQAGGR, from the coding sequence ATGATAGCGCATCTTGAAAACGTGACCAAACAGCGCGACATGGGGGCGGGCTACCGCCTCCATATCCGCCGTTTTTCCGTGCAGGAAGGGGAGAGCATCGCCATCACCGGGCCGAGCGGCTGCGGCAAGAGCACCACGCTCGATCTTCTGGGCATGGTGCTGCGTCCCGACGAGGCGGGAACCTTCGTCTTTTCCTTCGACGGCAAAGAGGCGGACGTCGCCGGGCTGTGGAGCCGGGGCAGAACCGACGCGCTCACGGATCTGCGCCGCCGTCACCTGGGCTACGTGCTCCAGACGGGCGGCCTCTTTCCCTTCCTGACCGTGGAGGAAAACGTGAAGCTCACGGCGCTTGCCGCAGGCATGGAGCCCGCGCAGGCCGCAAAGCGCGCCGACGCGCTCATGGAACGCCTCGGCATCGCCCGGCTGCGCCGCGCGGAGCCTGCGTCGCTGTCCATAGGCGAGAGGCAGCGCGCGGCCATCGCCCGGGCGCTGGCGCCGCAGCCGCGCCTTCTGCTTGCCGACGAACCTACCGCCGCCCTGGATCCCGGACTCTCCCGCACGGTCATGAAACTGTTTCTCGACGTGGTGCGGGAAAGCGGCTCGTCGGTGGTCATGGTGTCGCACGACGTGTCCCTCGTGCATGAGTTCGCCTTCCGCGAAGTGCCCGTGGTCGTGCGCAGCGAAGGCGATCACCTGAGCGCCTTTCTGGACGATCAGGCCGGAGGTCGCTGA